The Acidobacteriota bacterium genome includes a window with the following:
- a CDS encoding YHS domain-containing protein, with amino-acid sequence MFFRFLLVFFFLITLVYFLRNLVHYLLKGLGAGRKVREAGTKREIHGGQMVRDPVCGIYLPKDIAIRKVIQGKEFYFCSEECKKRFTSDGRVERG; translated from the coding sequence ATGTTTTTCCGATTTTTGTTGGTCTTCTTCTTTCTTATTACCCTTGTCTATTTTTTGAGGAACCTCGTTCACTATCTTCTCAAAGGATTGGGAGCAGGTAGGAAGGTGAGGGAGGCTGGGACAAAGAGGGAGATCCACGGGGGGCAAATGGTCAGGGATCCGGTATGCGGTATCTACCTTCCGAAAGACATAGCGATAAGAAAGGTTATCCAAGGTAAGGAGTTCTATTTCTGCTCCGAAGAGTGCAAAAAGAGGTTTACGAGTGATGGAAGGGTGGAGAGAGGTTGA
- a CDS encoding D-sedoheptulose 7-phosphate isomerase yields the protein MEGWREVEALVRRKGKELASFYQRFLQDEAGAIVKIAEVIWGALEQGRKVLFFGNGGSAADAQHLAGELVNRVKAPRKPLPAMALTVNSSVLTSIANDLDYSQVFSLQIEALGREGDVAVGISTSGLSENVIAGLLTARKLGLITVGFTGRDGGRLKEIVDHLLLVPHKETPRIQEGHITAGHLICELIEERLVKGKEGE from the coding sequence ATGGAAGGGTGGAGAGAGGTTGAAGCTTTGGTAAGAAGGAAGGGAAAGGAGCTTGCCTCCTTTTACCAGAGGTTTCTTCAAGATGAAGCGGGAGCGATCGTCAAGATAGCCGAGGTCATCTGGGGAGCTCTGGAGCAGGGGAGGAAAGTTCTCTTCTTTGGAAATGGGGGAAGTGCCGCTGATGCTCAGCACCTTGCTGGAGAGTTGGTGAACCGGGTTAAGGCCCCTCGGAAACCCCTTCCTGCTATGGCGTTAACGGTCAATTCGTCAGTGCTTACCTCGATCGCTAATGACCTCGATTATTCCCAGGTCTTCAGCCTCCAGATAGAGGCTTTGGGGAGAGAGGGCGATGTGGCGGTGGGGATAAGCACCTCCGGGCTTTCGGAGAATGTCATCGCCGGATTGCTCACCGCCCGAAAACTTGGGCTTATCACTGTGGGTTTCACGGGAAGGGATGGGGGAAGGCTGAAGGAGATAGTGGATCACCTCCTCCTCGTGCCCCATAAGGAAACTCCAAGGATCCAAGAAGGGCACATAACCGCCGGGCATCTCATCTGTGAACTGATAGAGGAAAGGTTGGTAAAGGGGAAGGAGGGGGAATGA
- a CDS encoding dephospho-CoA kinase has translation MMLLKVGLTGGIACGKSTVAEMLSSFGCFVFDADKEVRSLLVKGSPVYKEVLCSFGEKMLTDKGEIDRRKLASLVFSNGEKRRELEEIIHPMVMAREEEWWRELDAIHPEAIAVTDAPLIVEKGLISRYHRLVVVISSPSLQLERLMERGLSKKEAELRMSAQLPLKEKVRYAHYVVENNGDLSELREKVGALYHFLLSELKSMNQ, from the coding sequence GTGATGCTCCTTAAGGTTGGTCTTACCGGCGGTATTGCCTGTGGCAAAAGTACGGTGGCGGAAATGCTTTCCTCATTTGGTTGCTTCGTCTTCGATGCGGATAAGGAGGTGAGATCTCTTCTTGTGAAGGGCAGTCCTGTTTATAAAGAGGTCCTCTGCTCTTTTGGTGAAAAGATGTTGACGGATAAAGGAGAGATCGACAGGAGGAAGCTCGCCTCCCTCGTTTTCTCTAACGGGGAGAAGAGAAGAGAACTGGAGGAGATCATTCATCCTATGGTGATGGCGCGGGAGGAGGAATGGTGGCGGGAGCTCGATGCCATTCATCCTGAGGCGATAGCGGTTACCGATGCTCCACTCATTGTAGAGAAGGGGCTTATCAGTAGGTATCATCGGTTGGTAGTGGTTATCTCCTCTCCTTCACTACAGCTTGAGCGTCTGATGGAAAGGGGGTTGAGTAAAAAGGAGGCGGAGCTTCGGATGAGCGCTCAGCTTCCTTTAAAGGAGAAGGTGAGATATGCTCATTATGTGGTAGAAAATAATGGTGATCTAAGCGAGCTGAGGGAGAAGGTGGGGGCGCTTTACCACTTTCTTCTTTCCGAGCTTAAATCAATGAATCAATGA
- the queD gene encoding 6-carboxytetrahydropterin synthase QueD yields MVEVGFSASHMIKGYPGNCAKLHGHNFKVRVYVRSQELDELGLVIDFRILKRRTEEILAELDHTVINEHPDFKGVNPSSENIARWLFAKLSSEINSSRYFLHAVEVWESDSSRVRYWEEG; encoded by the coding sequence ATGGTGGAGGTGGGCTTTTCCGCCTCCCATATGATAAAGGGTTATCCGGGGAACTGTGCTAAGCTTCACGGTCATAATTTTAAGGTCAGGGTATATGTTCGCTCTCAGGAACTTGATGAGTTGGGTCTGGTTATCGACTTCCGCATCTTAAAGAGAAGGACCGAGGAAATCCTGGCGGAACTCGACCATACCGTAATCAATGAACATCCCGACTTCAAGGGAGTAAACCCGAGCTCGGAGAACATCGCCCGGTGGCTTTTTGCTAAACTCTCCTCAGAGATAAACTCATCCCGCTACTTTCTCCATGCGGTTGAGGTGTGGGAATCGGATTCCTCCCGGGTGAGGTATTGGGAGGAGGGTTAA
- a CDS encoding tetratricopeptide repeat protein: MFEEYGFFLWYALIILLLGIALGRIWGAFVSQAERRKRRREKKGITNYLLGLNYLISGNIDLALFELSQAAKLNPEAVEIFITLGDLFREKGQVERAIGIHQAVLHRSSLLEVERTQALLSLGLDFKKAGIIDRAIEIFEKLINREPTNIAALIHLEKLYENIENWEKAYAIEERVLSLSNSRDYTVLAFLENEMGKREMKEGRVKEAIKHFERAISLEKKTYPAYLSLGELYYQQGEIEKAVATWEKIISVSPQMAYLAFEYLAKGYEKLGNKERLKDMLQELVEKNPKDWRSRLALSEIIKEEGKYEEAFSLLVEALRTKPHSLSLHQAFLRLLHSWQKEEHIEDFLRISEEKAFFIDPYVCIRCRYKTTELLWKCPHCHEWNTFVEEKL, translated from the coding sequence ATGTTTGAGGAATACGGTTTCTTCCTCTGGTATGCCCTGATAATCCTCCTTCTGGGGATAGCCTTAGGTCGTATCTGGGGTGCTTTTGTCTCTCAGGCAGAGAGAAGAAAGAGAAGACGGGAAAAGAAAGGGATAACCAACTACCTCCTTGGGCTTAATTATCTCATCTCAGGGAATATCGACCTCGCCCTTTTCGAGTTATCCCAGGCAGCGAAACTGAACCCTGAGGCAGTGGAAATATTCATCACTTTGGGCGATCTATTCCGGGAAAAGGGGCAGGTGGAGCGAGCGATCGGCATCCATCAGGCGGTGCTTCACCGCTCATCACTCCTCGAGGTGGAACGAACACAGGCTCTCCTTTCCCTTGGTTTGGATTTTAAGAAGGCGGGGATAATCGACCGGGCAATAGAGATATTTGAGAAGCTGATCAACCGGGAACCCACAAATATAGCTGCCTTAATCCACCTGGAGAAACTTTACGAGAATATAGAGAACTGGGAGAAGGCGTACGCTATTGAGGAAAGGGTCCTCTCTCTCTCCAATTCGAGGGATTATACCGTCTTAGCCTTCCTCGAAAATGAGATGGGCAAAAGGGAGATGAAAGAAGGTAGAGTTAAGGAGGCGATAAAGCACTTCGAGCGGGCAATCTCCCTTGAAAAGAAAACCTATCCCGCCTACCTCAGCCTTGGTGAACTCTATTATCAGCAGGGAGAGATAGAAAAAGCGGTAGCTACCTGGGAGAAGATAATCTCGGTCTCCCCCCAGATGGCTTACCTTGCCTTTGAGTATCTTGCCAAGGGGTATGAGAAGCTGGGGAATAAGGAGAGACTTAAAGATATGCTTCAGGAATTGGTAGAAAAGAATCCTAAGGATTGGCGTTCCCGCCTTGCCCTTTCCGAGATAATAAAAGAAGAAGGAAAATATGAGGAAGCCTTCTCCCTCCTGGTAGAGGCATTACGGACCAAGCCCCACTCGCTCTCCCTTCATCAAGCCTTCCTTCGCCTTCTCCACTCTTGGCAAAAAGAGGAACATATCGAGGATTTCCTTCGGATATCGGAGGAAAAGGCATTTTTCATCGATCCCTATGTCTGCATCCGCTGTCGTTATAAGACCACAGAACTTCTCTGGAAATGTCCCCATTGTCACGAGTGGAATACCTTTGTGGAGGAAAAGCTTTAA
- a CDS encoding DUF1049 domain-containing protein encodes MNIFKLVLAVILFFGLLALAILNSEETVSSINLYWKTLKDVPLIFVVLTSILVGIIIAGVIGIAEHIKLKLRLSALKKRISSLEEELNSLRNLPISQWMEEEENKNTPSPLEKKEE; translated from the coding sequence ATGAACATCTTTAAACTGGTGCTTGCAGTAATTCTCTTCTTCGGGCTTCTTGCCTTAGCTATCCTTAACTCGGAGGAGACCGTTTCCTCAATAAACCTCTACTGGAAAACCTTAAAGGATGTGCCCTTGATCTTCGTAGTGCTCACCTCGATCTTAGTCGGCATCATCATTGCCGGTGTGATAGGGATCGCCGAGCATATAAAGCTGAAACTCAGGCTTTCTGCGCTCAAGAAGAGGATCTCCTCCTTAGAGGAGGAACTTAACTCACTAAGAAACCTACCCATATCCCAGTGGATGGAGGAAGAGGAAAACAAGAACACCCCCTCTCCACTCGAGAAAAAAGAGGAATGA
- a CDS encoding HAD-IIIA family hydrolase, giving the protein MLTLAGFLRRARRIKLIVLDVDGVLTDGSIIYSDRGDEIKSFNVKDGFAIRLAEEAGLRTGIISGRNSKLVERRANELGMAFVIQGKEDKKKVFDRLLTQFSLSPDEVCFIGDDLVDLPLLRRAGLGVTVADAPGELIREADWVTSSPGGRGAVRKVIELILKAQGRWVR; this is encoded by the coding sequence ATGTTGACCTTGGCTGGTTTTTTGAGAAGAGCGCGGAGGATAAAACTAATCGTCCTCGATGTCGACGGTGTCCTTACCGACGGGAGCATCATCTATTCCGATAGAGGGGATGAGATAAAATCATTCAATGTAAAAGACGGCTTTGCTATAAGGCTGGCGGAAGAGGCCGGACTGAGAACGGGCATCATCTCAGGAAGGAACTCAAAGCTGGTTGAGCGAAGGGCAAACGAGCTCGGCATGGCGTTTGTGATCCAAGGAAAGGAGGATAAGAAGAAAGTTTTTGATAGGCTTTTGACGCAGTTTTCCCTCAGCCCTGATGAGGTTTGCTTCATCGGGGACGACCTCGTTGACCTTCCGCTCCTAAGGAGAGCGGGGCTGGGGGTAACGGTAGCCGATGCCCCTGGCGAGCTAATTCGGGAGGCGGACTGGGTTACCTCCTCCCCTGGGGGGAGGGGGGCGGTGAGGAAGGTTATCGAACTCATCTTAAAGGCACAGGGAAGATGGGTAAGATAA
- the kdsA gene encoding 3-deoxy-8-phosphooctulonate synthase, producing the protein MKTRKIRITSTISIGGGDPLLLIAGPCVIESEEHSFSLGARLKRITEEKEIPFIFKASFDKANRTSITSFRGPGLKEGLRILRRIKEELALPITTDIHEPHQAEKVAEVADLIQIPAFLSRQTDLIVAAARTGKAINVKKGQFLAPWDVVHIVEKALSVGNERVMITERGTVFGYNNLVVDMRSFPLIRREGIPVVFDITHSLQLPGGKGRSSGGQRELISYLARAGVAAGVDGIFLEVHDNPEQALSDGPNACPLKELPPLITMIKRIDAIIKEEEGC; encoded by the coding sequence ATGAAAACAAGAAAGATAAGGATAACCTCTACCATTTCCATCGGAGGAGGAGACCCACTGTTGCTGATAGCCGGTCCCTGTGTGATCGAGAGTGAGGAACATTCATTCTCCCTTGGGGCGAGGTTGAAGAGGATAACCGAGGAAAAAGAGATCCCCTTCATCTTCAAAGCCTCCTTCGACAAGGCGAACCGCACATCGATAACCTCCTTCCGTGGCCCCGGTCTTAAGGAAGGTTTACGGATCCTCCGCCGAATAAAAGAGGAATTAGCCCTCCCCATTACCACTGATATCCATGAGCCCCATCAGGCGGAGAAAGTGGCAGAGGTGGCGGATCTGATTCAGATACCCGCCTTCCTCTCCCGTCAGACCGATCTCATTGTGGCGGCAGCACGAACGGGTAAGGCAATAAATGTAAAGAAGGGGCAGTTCCTCGCTCCCTGGGATGTCGTCCATATTGTGGAGAAAGCCCTCTCGGTAGGTAACGAGCGGGTGATGATCACCGAGCGAGGAACCGTCTTTGGGTACAACAATTTAGTGGTCGATATGAGGAGCTTTCCCTTAATAAGGAGGGAGGGGATCCCAGTGGTCTTCGACATCACCCATAGCCTTCAGCTCCCGGGGGGAAAGGGAAGATCGTCTGGGGGGCAACGGGAACTGATCTCCTACCTTGCTCGGGCTGGGGTAGCTGCTGGGGTGGACGGGATCTTCTTGGAGGTTCACGACAACCCAGAGCAAGCCCTCTCCGACGGACCTAATGCCTGTCCGCTAAAGGAACTTCCTCCATTGATAACTATGATCAAAAGGATAGATGCAATCATCAAGGAGGAAGAGGGATGTTGA